A single window of Priestia filamentosa DNA harbors:
- a CDS encoding class I SAM-dependent methyltransferase — MKKYTYLDFLANFGVGGAHPGGLLLTKHIFDQYEINENTSVLDVGCGTGQTAAFLSLEYNCFVDACDINKIMVEKAAKRFDDFLIPIEVREENAENLSYDENMFHFVLYESVLNFMNLEEGLKEAYRVLQPDGTLLAIEMLKKPEMTKSQGEDLSSFYNLKSLLSIEDWRKSLKEVGFTSITLSPLPSLATNNEDIEHGTEFILSPHIEKELYDFLDGHEKRIKDFESVLDYRIIQAKKEK, encoded by the coding sequence ATGAAAAAGTACACTTATCTTGATTTTCTGGCTAATTTTGGTGTTGGCGGAGCTCATCCTGGAGGGTTACTTCTTACAAAGCATATTTTTGATCAGTACGAAATTAATGAAAATACAAGTGTACTAGATGTTGGCTGTGGTACAGGGCAGACTGCTGCATTTCTTTCTCTCGAATATAACTGTTTTGTTGATGCTTGTGACATCAACAAAATAATGGTTGAGAAAGCAGCCAAAAGGTTTGATGATTTCCTTATTCCAATTGAAGTACGCGAAGAAAATGCTGAAAATCTATCTTACGACGAAAACATGTTTCATTTTGTTCTTTATGAGTCTGTCTTAAACTTTATGAATCTTGAAGAAGGACTAAAAGAAGCTTATCGAGTCTTACAGCCTGATGGAACATTACTAGCTATTGAAATGTTAAAAAAACCTGAAATGACAAAAAGCCAAGGAGAAGATCTTTCATCTTTTTACAACTTAAAATCGCTTCTTTCAATAGAAGATTGGCGCAAGTCTCTTAAAGAAGTAGGATTCACATCTATTACTCTTTCTCCTCTTCCCTCTCTCGCTACAAATAATGAAGACATAGAGCATGGAACAGAATTTATTCTCTCTCCACATATTGAAAAAGAACTGTATGATTTTCTCGATGGGCACGAGAAGCGAATTAAAGATTTTGAAAGTGTGCTAGACTATCGAATTATTCAAGCTAAAAAAGAAAAATAG
- a CDS encoding MATE family efflux transporter: protein MYQTFTTSEKLKQLLSILIPIFITQIGMYLMTFFDTTMSGKASPKDLAGVAIGSSIWMPIYTGLAGILLAVTPIVAQLIGAEQKKRVSFSVIQGIYVAIAMSILVIVAGAFLLNPILHMMDITNDVHHIAKDYLIALSLGIFPLFIYTTIRSFIDALGKTRVSMTITLIALPVNLVLNYLLIFGKWGAPKLGGVGAGYATAITYWVICFIAIFTVSQKEPFRQFRLFKSAYRVSFAEWKTILKIGLPIGFSIFFETSIFAAVTLFLSVYDTITIASHQAAMNFASLLYMIPLSVSMALTIVVGFEMGSKRPYDAKKYGHLGIIIALSLAILNGIFLYIMREPIASLYTTDPNVLALTKVFLIYAIFFQISDAIQAPIQGILRGHKDVNITFIMALVSYWVIGLPVGYSLANFTNLHAFGYWVGLITGLAVGAIGLAFRLLYVQKNAQKKTGLEKSAS, encoded by the coding sequence TTGTATCAAACATTTACAACAAGTGAAAAACTCAAACAGCTTTTATCCATTTTAATTCCAATCTTCATTACCCAAATTGGTATGTACCTCATGACATTCTTTGATACAACAATGTCTGGCAAAGCAAGTCCCAAAGACTTAGCGGGTGTTGCAATAGGATCAAGTATTTGGATGCCTATCTATACAGGTCTTGCAGGTATTCTCCTAGCAGTCACTCCTATTGTAGCTCAACTGATTGGAGCAGAGCAAAAAAAACGCGTCTCTTTTTCCGTTATTCAAGGGATTTATGTAGCTATTGCAATGTCCATTTTAGTCATCGTAGCTGGAGCATTTCTCTTAAACCCCATTCTTCATATGATGGACATTACAAATGACGTTCATCACATTGCAAAAGATTACTTAATTGCTTTATCATTGGGCATTTTTCCTCTTTTTATTTACACAACAATTCGCTCCTTTATCGATGCATTAGGAAAAACACGCGTAAGTATGACAATTACTCTTATTGCGCTTCCTGTTAACCTTGTATTAAATTATTTGCTCATTTTCGGGAAATGGGGAGCACCAAAATTAGGAGGAGTTGGAGCTGGATATGCTACAGCTATTACCTACTGGGTGATTTGCTTTATTGCCATTTTTACCGTCTCGCAAAAAGAACCTTTCAGGCAATTTCGTCTTTTTAAAAGCGCTTATCGCGTTTCTTTTGCAGAATGGAAAACCATTTTAAAAATTGGTCTTCCTATCGGTTTTTCTATCTTTTTTGAAACAAGTATTTTTGCAGCAGTAACGCTTTTCCTTAGCGTCTATGATACGATTACAATTGCTTCACATCAGGCAGCCATGAATTTTGCTTCCTTATTATATATGATTCCTTTAAGTGTATCGATGGCGCTAACAATTGTGGTCGGATTTGAGATGGGCTCAAAGCGACCTTATGATGCTAAAAAATATGGTCATTTAGGTATTATAATTGCTTTATCCCTAGCTATTTTAAACGGTATCTTCCTATATATTATGCGTGAACCAATCGCATCTCTTTATACAACAGATCCTAACGTACTAGCGCTTACTAAGGTCTTTTTAATATATGCGATTTTCTTTCAGATTTCTGATGCTATTCAAGCACCTATTCAAGGGATTCTTCGTGGACATAAAGATGTTAATATAACCTTTATAATGGCGCTTGTTTCCTACTGGGTTATCGGACTTCCTGTTGGATATTCTCTCGCTAATTTTACAAACCTTCACGCATTTGGGTATTGGGTAGGTCTTATTACAGGATTAGCCGTAGGAGCTATTGGTCTTGCTTTTAGACTGCTTTATGTACAAAAAAATGCACAAAAGAAAACAGGATTAGAAAAATCGGCTTCGTAA
- a CDS encoding 5-bromo-4-chloroindolyl phosphate hydrolysis family protein, giving the protein MIKRIIQTLLYSGLAGFVTIVGAAFFLDIPLFFSILIGIGTWSATVLLCLCYFLLRRNFRYDPFKEQKAYVDHHVKEARKSLRVLSQSRFKVKSMHVWIKINKLQKVGRSIIDMVDKEPARFYEAQDFFKKYLPSTVKIVDRYTFLLAKPTKNAEVKIALSETEDTLDELIVKYDEVLTSSISQDLTALEIEQSLLHNGYGENKPPAGK; this is encoded by the coding sequence GTGATCAAGCGAATCATTCAAACGTTGCTGTATTCAGGTTTAGCTGGATTTGTAACAATCGTTGGAGCGGCGTTCTTTTTAGATATTCCGCTGTTCTTTTCTATATTAATTGGGATAGGAACGTGGAGTGCAACGGTTCTCCTCTGTTTATGTTACTTTCTTTTGCGTCGGAATTTCCGTTACGATCCGTTTAAAGAGCAAAAAGCATATGTTGACCATCATGTAAAAGAAGCGAGAAAATCACTTCGTGTGTTAAGTCAGTCTCGTTTTAAAGTAAAATCAATGCATGTATGGATTAAAATTAACAAACTTCAAAAAGTTGGTCGCTCCATTATTGATATGGTTGATAAAGAACCTGCTCGATTTTATGAAGCCCAAGACTTTTTTAAAAAATACTTGCCTTCTACGGTCAAAATTGTTGATCGATATACATTTTTACTTGCGAAGCCAACTAAAAATGCAGAAGTGAAAATTGCGCTAAGTGAAACAGAAGACACGTTAGATGAATTAATTGTGAAATATGATGAAGTTCTAACATCTAGCATTAGCCAGGATCTAACAGCGCTCGAAATTGAGCAGAGTCTTCTTCATAACGGCTATGGAGAAAATAAACCACCAGCAGGGAAATGA
- a CDS encoding glycosyl hydrolase family 18 protein, which yields MKKVCVVLFCASLLSLGLSPYMLKAFAQDLTSIPVGNEGEESFRIMGYYSANDNVDLEKAIQWESVTHVIYGSLYMEKDGRIPSPQDTEKLKELVLKAHEHGVKVLIDLKEADASAYAALPAEETIQKTFSEEVKNLIQTYGVDGINVDWASQGEKEKQLFYIELIHELDQISSESQTLLTLSVRHSNDKAKASELSEEVKGILAAVDWVNIMPTNDTETMSYEESKQTIAYWTEQVGNGNKITLSIPVSENLEPVETKSLAQEQSKPKDAEEMPKTEIKEETQETQETQEMKETKEARGTQETVQEKTNLALNKTGGVIVLENEENAEQNETTLKQIHSTVTETEEPEETQTENKVKNNMPKSIKWQPMKTYEQGEIVKHNGVLYMAQWPVQEFEPEKSNVAYSPWVVVGTNMGSVYALLHLQKECSNFYCFK from the coding sequence ATGAAGAAAGTGTGTGTTGTTCTGTTTTGTGCGTCTCTTTTATCATTAGGTCTTTCCCCATATATGTTAAAAGCATTCGCACAAGACTTAACAAGTATTCCAGTTGGGAACGAAGGAGAAGAGTCTTTTCGAATCATGGGATACTATTCAGCTAACGATAATGTAGATCTTGAAAAAGCAATCCAATGGGAGAGCGTCACTCATGTTATATACGGTAGTTTATATATGGAGAAAGATGGGAGAATCCCTTCACCTCAAGATACAGAGAAATTAAAAGAGCTCGTCTTAAAAGCACATGAACATGGAGTGAAGGTGCTTATAGATTTGAAAGAAGCGGATGCTAGCGCATACGCGGCTCTTCCGGCAGAAGAAACTATACAAAAGACGTTTAGTGAAGAAGTAAAAAATCTTATTCAAACATATGGAGTAGACGGCATCAACGTTGACTGGGCATCTCAAGGTGAAAAAGAAAAGCAGTTGTTTTATATTGAACTTATTCATGAGCTTGATCAAATTTCGAGCGAAAGCCAAACATTGCTTACCCTTTCTGTTCGTCATTCTAATGATAAAGCCAAAGCAAGTGAATTAAGTGAAGAAGTAAAAGGTATCTTAGCTGCAGTGGATTGGGTAAACATTATGCCTACTAATGACACTGAAACAATGTCTTACGAAGAGTCAAAGCAAACAATTGCCTATTGGACAGAGCAAGTAGGAAATGGAAATAAAATAACACTTAGCATTCCAGTTTCTGAAAACTTAGAGCCTGTTGAAACTAAATCATTAGCACAAGAACAGAGTAAACCAAAAGATGCAGAAGAAATGCCTAAAACAGAAATAAAAGAAGAAACCCAGGAAACTCAGGAAACTCAGGAAATGAAAGAAACGAAGGAAGCAAGAGGCACCCAGGAAACTGTGCAAGAAAAGACAAATCTAGCGCTTAACAAAACAGGTGGCGTAATTGTATTAGAGAATGAAGAAAATGCCGAGCAGAACGAAACAACCCTTAAGCAAATTCATAGTACAGTTACAGAAACAGAGGAACCAGAAGAAACACAAACAGAAAACAAAGTTAAAAATAATATGCCAAAAAGCATAAAATGGCAGCCAATGAAAACTTATGAACAAGGTGAAATTGTTAAACATAATGGTGTGCTTTATATGGCTCAGTGGCCAGTGCAAGAATTTGAACCAGAGAAAAGTAATGTAGCATATTCGCCTTGGGTTGTAGTGGGAACAAATATGGGAAGTGTTTATGCATTATTGCATTTACAAAAAGAATGCTCTAACTTTTATTGCTTTAAGTAA
- a CDS encoding helix-turn-helix transcriptional regulator, translating into MSEKRNPSGFLVKQRAFLKLYMITMTEQERLYGLRLLDVLREEFRPFGYRPNHSEIYKALHDLIEDGVLEQVKKKKEGMKLQEVVYYRFAGENGHEKAKKYKRQLKVELDRCQSMIQKAVRDNFGIK; encoded by the coding sequence ATGAGTGAAAAGCGCAATCCAAGCGGTTTCTTAGTAAAACAGCGTGCATTTCTTAAGCTTTATATGATTACAATGACAGAACAAGAACGATTGTATGGTTTACGTTTGCTTGATGTATTACGAGAAGAATTTCGTCCTTTCGGATATCGTCCGAATCACTCTGAAATTTATAAAGCCTTGCACGACCTTATTGAAGATGGGGTTTTGGAACAAGTGAAAAAGAAAAAAGAAGGCATGAAGCTTCAAGAAGTTGTATACTATCGATTCGCTGGTGAGAATGGACATGAAAAAGCAAAAAAATATAAGCGTCAGCTTAAAGTAGAGTTAGACAGATGTCAATCAATGATTCAAAAAGCGGTACGCGATAATTTTGGTATAAAATAA
- a CDS encoding SDR family NAD(P)-dependent oxidoreductase, protein MDLQLNNKNVLVTGGSKGIGKAIAKAFIEEGANVGIAARSKEQLEKAREELGDVRIYEVDLSQQKEREKLFHHFLEDFKKVDVLVNNAGGSNGGSAFETELDMFYEAMELNYFAPVHLSKLAGTHMKENGAGSIIQITSIFGRESGGKVTYNNAKAALISFTKAFANECIPHNVRVNSIAPGSILHPTGNWQKRLDEHPEKIKKFIEEEIPAGRFGTVEEVANAVLFLASPKSSWLVGTSINVDGGQSRMNF, encoded by the coding sequence ATGGATTTACAATTGAACAATAAAAATGTACTCGTAACAGGAGGCTCAAAAGGAATCGGAAAGGCAATCGCAAAAGCATTTATTGAAGAAGGAGCAAATGTAGGAATTGCAGCTCGTTCAAAAGAACAACTTGAAAAAGCGAGAGAAGAGCTTGGAGATGTAAGGATATATGAAGTAGACCTCTCTCAACAAAAAGAAAGAGAGAAGCTTTTTCATCATTTCTTAGAAGATTTCAAAAAAGTGGACGTTTTAGTTAATAACGCTGGAGGAAGCAATGGGGGAAGTGCGTTTGAAACAGAGCTTGATATGTTCTACGAAGCAATGGAATTAAACTACTTTGCTCCTGTTCATTTAAGCAAGTTAGCAGGAACTCATATGAAAGAAAACGGAGCGGGCAGCATTATACAGATTACATCTATTTTTGGACGAGAAAGCGGTGGAAAAGTAACATATAACAATGCAAAGGCAGCGCTCATTAGCTTTACAAAGGCTTTTGCAAATGAATGTATTCCTCATAATGTCCGCGTTAATAGTATTGCTCCTGGAAGCATTCTTCATCCAACAGGAAACTGGCAAAAACGCCTTGATGAACATCCAGAGAAAATTAAAAAGTTTATCGAAGAGGAAATTCCTGCAGGTCGATTTGGAACGGTGGAAGAAGTAGCTAACGCTGTTTTGTTTTTGGCATCGCCAAAGTCATCATGGCTTGTTGGAACAAGTATTAATGTAGATGGCGGTCAATCTCGTATGAATTTCTAA
- a CDS encoding bile acid:sodium symporter family protein has translation MRALEKISSFANSTFALWVVLFSLLSFLYPSSFVWISNYISILLGIIMFGMGLTLSLDDFKAVLKQPKSVLIGVLGQFTIMPSLAYGLALLFQLPPEVAIGVILVGCCPGGTASNVMTYLAKGNTALSVAVTSVATLIAPFLTPVLIMLFASQWLEVSASSLLVSILKIVLLPIILGIIVKLLFKNGVEKSIKALPLISVIGIVAVAAGVVAVNAESIADAALKMIFIVMLHNLFGLFFGWLLARLFRLDEGSQKALSIEVGMQNSGLGAALALAHFSPIAAVPSAIFSVWHNISGPLLATYWGKKHERKEKRQKEEQKHVV, from the coding sequence TTGAGAGCACTTGAGAAAATTAGTTCATTTGCTAACAGCACATTTGCCTTATGGGTTGTGCTATTTTCGTTATTATCTTTTTTATATCCTTCATCATTTGTTTGGATCAGTAACTACATTTCGATTTTATTAGGAATCATTATGTTTGGGATGGGATTAACACTATCTTTAGACGATTTCAAGGCCGTACTTAAACAACCAAAAAGCGTTCTCATCGGAGTCCTAGGGCAGTTTACTATTATGCCTAGTCTTGCTTATGGACTTGCTCTTTTATTTCAGCTTCCTCCTGAAGTTGCAATTGGAGTAATTTTAGTTGGATGTTGTCCAGGAGGAACGGCTTCTAATGTTATGACTTACTTAGCTAAAGGAAACACAGCATTAAGCGTTGCTGTTACGAGTGTTGCTACCCTTATTGCCCCATTTTTGACTCCTGTTTTAATTATGCTTTTTGCAAGTCAATGGCTTGAGGTTTCCGCATCCTCTCTTTTAGTCTCCATTTTAAAAATCGTGTTGCTTCCTATTATATTAGGTATTATCGTGAAGCTTTTATTTAAAAACGGAGTTGAAAAAAGCATAAAAGCTCTACCGCTTATTTCGGTTATTGGAATTGTGGCTGTTGCAGCAGGTGTTGTTGCTGTTAATGCAGAATCAATTGCAGATGCAGCTTTAAAAATGATTTTTATTGTTATGCTTCATAACTTATTTGGTCTGTTTTTCGGCTGGCTTCTTGCTCGTCTTTTCCGTTTAGATGAAGGAAGTCAAAAAGCTCTTTCTATTGAAGTTGGAATGCAAAACTCAGGGCTTGGAGCAGCGCTTGCCCTAGCACATTTTAGCCCAATTGCGGCTGTACCGAGCGCCATTTTTAGCGTATGGCATAATATTTCAGGACCGCTTCTCGCCACATATTGGGGAAAAAAGCACGAGCGAAAAGAAAAGCGTCAAAAGGAAGAACAAAAGCATGTTGTATAA
- a CDS encoding MFS transporter encodes MKESATCNNSSKENVPGVLCLISIATIPLVMTLGNSMLIPILPTLEKELSISSFQSSLIITLYSVAAIILIPVAGYLSDRFGRKKIIIPSLIISLLGGLVSGYAAWQINEPYMMILIGRILQGVGAAGASPIVLPLVGDLYKDEKEVSANLGIVETANTLGKVVSPILGSLLALVVWFMPFFAIPVLCLISVVFLFFCVKVPKQQDEPLPLNEFLKKVKRIFKEEGHWLYSIFIAGIILMFILFGFLFYLANRLEKEFGMVGVDKGLVLAIPLAALCLASFITGKVIKQNKLLMKWITVIGLLLTAASLFIASFFSSFVVLVGLLVLTGIGIGSSLPSLDALITEGIGKEERGTITSIYSSMRFVGVALGPPVFAILTTHMDKGLFFINVVLSLIGGILVWWRIQPDKE; translated from the coding sequence GTGAAAGAATCAGCAACATGTAACAACTCATCAAAAGAAAATGTTCCTGGGGTCCTATGCTTAATTTCAATTGCTACAATTCCCCTTGTAATGACATTGGGAAATTCAATGCTTATCCCGATCCTACCAACTCTAGAGAAAGAGCTTTCTATTAGTTCTTTCCAGTCAAGCCTTATTATTACGCTCTATTCCGTAGCTGCTATTATTTTAATTCCCGTTGCAGGCTATCTTTCAGATCGCTTTGGACGAAAGAAAATCATTATTCCAAGCCTTATTATCTCTTTATTAGGTGGGCTTGTTTCTGGGTATGCAGCATGGCAAATTAATGAACCTTATATGATGATTTTAATAGGTCGGATACTGCAAGGAGTTGGGGCCGCAGGGGCTTCTCCTATTGTGCTTCCTCTTGTTGGAGATTTGTATAAAGACGAAAAAGAAGTTAGTGCAAATCTAGGTATTGTGGAAACCGCTAATACATTGGGTAAGGTTGTTAGCCCTATATTAGGGTCCTTACTAGCTTTAGTTGTATGGTTTATGCCTTTCTTTGCTATTCCTGTTCTTTGTCTAATTTCCGTTGTGTTTCTTTTTTTCTGTGTGAAAGTACCAAAACAGCAAGATGAACCATTACCACTTAATGAATTTTTAAAAAAAGTGAAAAGAATTTTTAAAGAAGAAGGTCACTGGTTATACAGCATTTTTATTGCTGGTATTATTTTAATGTTTATTTTGTTCGGTTTTCTTTTTTATTTAGCAAACAGACTTGAGAAAGAATTTGGAATGGTTGGTGTTGATAAAGGGCTTGTGTTGGCTATCCCGCTTGCAGCTCTCTGTTTAGCGTCGTTTATAACCGGAAAAGTGATTAAGCAAAACAAGCTTCTTATGAAATGGATTACAGTAATTGGACTGCTACTCACCGCTGCTTCGTTATTTATTGCATCCTTTTTCTCTTCTTTTGTTGTGCTTGTTGGTCTCTTGGTGTTAACAGGAATTGGGATTGGAAGTTCATTACCGAGTCTTGACGCCCTTATTACAGAAGGAATTGGCAAGGAAGAAAGAGGTACAATTACGTCCATTTATAGCTCTATGCGTTTTGTTGGAGTTGCCCTTGGTCCTCCTGTCTTTGCTATTTTAACAACTCATATGGATAAGGGTCTTTTTTTTATAAATGTTGTGCTTAGTCTTATTGGAGGAATTCTCGTATGGTGGCGAATTCAACCAGATAAAGAATGA
- a CDS encoding thiol-disulfide oxidoreductase DCC family protein gives MENNIVLFDGVCSFCNSSVMFLIKRDHSELLSFSSLQSSYGQKLLEEFNLPKDDFDSFIYITNGKVYSKSTAALKIARKLSFPYNLLYGFILIPIPIRDKFYSIIARNRYRLFPKKTLCEIPPEHIRKRFLDDKSE, from the coding sequence ATGGAAAATAATATCGTATTGTTTGATGGAGTATGTTCATTTTGCAATAGCAGCGTTATGTTTTTAATCAAAAGAGATCACAGTGAGCTTTTATCATTCTCTTCTCTTCAGTCATCATATGGACAAAAGCTGCTCGAGGAATTCAATCTTCCAAAGGATGACTTTGATAGCTTTATTTACATAACAAACGGGAAAGTCTATAGTAAATCTACTGCAGCACTTAAAATTGCCCGCAAGCTTTCGTTTCCTTATAATCTCTTATATGGGTTCATCTTAATTCCCATTCCTATTCGAGATAAGTTTTATTCTATTATAGCGCGAAACCGTTATCGATTGTTTCCCAAAAAAACTTTATGCGAAATCCCACCGGAACATATTCGCAAACGATTTTTAGATGACAAAAGCGAGTGA
- a CDS encoding LTA synthase family protein — protein MKSFFRKGQQFLNTHLGLFLFIAVLFWLKTYAAYQLEFDLGIDNSMQKFLLFINPISSSLFFLGIALFFKGKAQYRVLIAINFVLTFILFANIVFYRFFNDFITIPVLRQTENFGKLGGSAQALMQPTDILYFTDTIILIALVLFKVVKPHTEKFSRRGIVAVFTAAVMIFAGNLALAESDRPQLLTRAFDRNYLVKYLGAYNYTIYDAIQSTKSSAQRALADSSDVTEVENFTKASYAEPNPEYFGQLKGKNVIYVSLESLQSFMIGYKLNGQEVTPFLNSLAKDSNTLYFKNLFHQTGQGKTSDAEFMMENSIYPLPQGSVFSTKAENTYQALPQLLKENGYKDTAVFHGNNKTFWNREENYKAFGYDHFFDESYYNMVDGHVLNYGLEDKPYFKESMPYLESLKQPFYTKFITLSNHFPYPLGDDKKTIAPGDTGDSSVDNYFQTARYMDEALEQFFNDLKESGLYENSVIVMYGDHYGISENHKKAMSKVMGKDINDFEETQLQRVPLFIHAPGLEGKGGVKDTYGGQVDVRPTVEHLLGVDTKNQIQFGTDLLSKDHQQIVPFRNGDFVTPEYTQVDDKVYDNATGEKIPSTDETKKDQELVQKKLELSDKLVYGDLLRFYDLKGFEQPKRSSFDYSKDDKLAQEPGFLEEEKKTLEQEKQEKEAEYKAKGYGLEASEEQAKDGADFEPAAAGSELQGTETPQTKTQESETQESEAK, from the coding sequence ATGAAATCGTTTTTCAGGAAAGGTCAACAATTTTTGAACACGCATTTAGGACTTTTCCTATTTATTGCGGTTCTATTTTGGTTAAAAACTTATGCAGCTTATCAACTTGAATTTGATCTTGGAATAGACAATTCAATGCAGAAGTTTTTATTATTCATTAACCCAATCAGTTCTTCTTTATTCTTTTTAGGAATTGCGCTATTTTTCAAGGGGAAAGCGCAGTATAGAGTATTGATTGCGATTAACTTTGTATTAACATTTATTCTATTTGCGAATATTGTGTTTTACCGCTTTTTCAATGACTTCATTACGATACCGGTTTTAAGACAAACTGAAAACTTTGGTAAACTAGGCGGAAGTGCACAAGCATTAATGCAACCAACAGATATTTTGTATTTTACAGATACAATCATCTTAATTGCACTTGTTCTATTTAAAGTTGTTAAGCCACATACGGAGAAATTTAGCCGTCGTGGAATTGTAGCTGTTTTTACAGCAGCGGTTATGATTTTTGCAGGAAACTTAGCTCTTGCTGAATCAGATCGTCCACAGCTTCTAACGCGTGCGTTTGATCGTAACTACCTTGTGAAATATCTTGGTGCTTACAACTACACAATTTATGATGCAATTCAAAGTACAAAATCATCTGCTCAACGCGCTTTAGCAGACAGCAGTGATGTTACAGAAGTAGAAAACTTTACAAAAGCATCTTATGCAGAACCAAACCCAGAATACTTTGGTCAATTGAAAGGAAAAAATGTGATTTACGTTTCACTTGAGTCCCTTCAATCATTTATGATTGGCTATAAGTTAAATGGGCAGGAAGTAACACCGTTTTTAAATAGCTTAGCCAAAGATAGTAATACTTTATACTTTAAGAATCTGTTCCACCAAACAGGTCAAGGTAAAACATCTGATGCTGAGTTTATGATGGAAAACAGTATTTATCCATTACCACAAGGTTCTGTGTTCTCAACAAAAGCTGAAAACACGTACCAAGCTTTACCGCAACTATTGAAGGAAAATGGATATAAAGATACAGCGGTCTTCCACGGAAACAACAAAACGTTCTGGAACCGTGAAGAGAACTATAAAGCATTTGGCTATGATCATTTCTTTGATGAAAGCTACTACAATATGGTAGATGGTCATGTCTTAAACTACGGTTTAGAAGATAAACCATACTTTAAAGAATCAATGCCATATTTAGAGTCATTAAAACAACCGTTCTATACGAAGTTTATTACGTTATCAAATCATTTCCCTTATCCATTAGGTGATGACAAAAAGACGATTGCACCAGGAGATACAGGTGACTCGTCTGTTGATAACTACTTCCAAACAGCACGATACATGGACGAAGCTTTAGAACAGTTCTTTAATGACTTAAAAGAATCTGGTCTTTATGAAAACTCTGTAATTGTGATGTATGGTGACCACTACGGAATTTCTGAAAACCATAAAAAAGCAATGAGCAAAGTTATGGGTAAAGATATCAACGACTTTGAAGAAACACAGCTTCAGCGTGTACCACTGTTCATTCACGCACCAGGACTTGAAGGCAAAGGTGGAGTGAAGGATACGTACGGCGGACAAGTCGATGTAAGACCAACTGTAGAACACTTACTTGGAGTCGATACGAAAAACCAAATTCAATTTGGTACAGATCTTCTATCAAAAGATCATCAGCAAATCGTACCGTTCCGTAACGGAGACTTTGTAACACCAGAATATACGCAAGTCGATGACAAAGTGTACGACAACGCAACAGGAGAGAAAATCCCAAGTACAGATGAAACGAAAAAAGACCAAGAGCTTGTACAGAAGAAGCTAGAGCTTTCAGATAAGCTTGTATATGGTGATTTACTCCGTTTCTATGACTTAAAAGGGTTTGAACAACCGAAGCGTTCATCATTTGATTATTCAAAAGATGATAAATTAGCACAAGAACCTGGATTCCTTGAAGAAGAGAAGAAAACTCTTGAACAAGAAAAACAGGAAAAAGAAGCTGAATATAAAGCTAAAGGTTACGGTCTTGAAGCGAGTGAAGAACAAGCGAAAGACGGAGCAGATTTTGAGCCAGCAGCGGCAGGCTCTGAACTTCAAGGAACTGAAACGCCACAAACTAAAACTCAGGAATCTGAAACTCAAGAATCTGAAGCTAAATAA